One region of Balaenoptera ricei isolate mBalRic1 chromosome 5, mBalRic1.hap2, whole genome shotgun sequence genomic DNA includes:
- the CXCL6 gene encoding C-X-C motif chemokine 6 has product MRRTRRSHGALELQIPPLLPPSETLSLSLFATMRLLPSRAARIPGPSGSLRLLLALLLLTPPGPLASAGPVAAIVRELRCMCLTTTPGIHPKMVSNLQVIAPGPQCSKVEVVATLKNRKEVCLDPEAPLIKKVIQKMLDSGNKKN; this is encoded by the exons ATGCGGAGGACCCGAAGAAGTCACGGTGCCCTAGAGCTTCAAATCCcaccccttctccctccttctgaAACCCTCTCGCTGAGTCTCTTCGCCACTATGAGACTCCTACCCAGCCGCGCCGCCCGCATCCCCGGCCCTTCGGGCTCTCTGCGCTTGCTGCTCGCGCTGCTGCTGCTGACGCCGCCAGGGCCCCTCGCCAGCG CTGGCCCTGTCGCGGCCATAGTGAGAGAGCTGCGTTGCATGTGCTTAACCACCACACCGGGGATTCATCCCAAGATGGTCAGTAATCTGCAGGTGATCGCCCCAGGACCGCAGTGCTCCAAGGTGGAAGTAGT AGCCACCctgaagaacagaaaggaagTCTGTCTGGACCCAGAAGCTCCTCTGATCAAGAAGGTCATCCAGAAAATGTTGGACAG tggaaacaagaaaaattaa